The genomic segment TTCGTTCTGGTTCCGCTTTGTGAATTGATACCCGACGAGGTGCATCCGGAGCTCGGTTGCACATTTACCGAACTGCTCCGGACGTGCACCGACCCACTTCAAGTGTGGCTGCGCGATCGGCCGCACGGAATGACGACGGCATGAACGGACCCCGTTATATCGCAATCGAAGGCGTGATCGGCGTCGGCAAGACGTCGTTGGCGACGCTCTTAACCGAGCGACTGAACGGCCGTCTGGTTCTGGAGAAGCCGGAAGAGAATCCGTTTCTCGAGAATTTCTATCAGGACCCGCGACACTACGCTTTCCAGACGCAATTGTTTTTTCTTCTCTCGCGATTTCGCCAGCAGCAGGAAGTCCCGGAACCGGATCTTTTCCACCCGGTGGTAATCGCTGATTACCTTTTCGCGAAGGACCGCATTTTCGCATACATCAACTTAAGCGAGGCGGAAATCGCGCTCTA from the bacterium genome contains:
- a CDS encoding deoxynucleoside kinase — translated: MNGPRYIAIEGVIGVGKTSLATLLTERLNGRLVLEKPEENPFLENFYQDPRHYAFQTQLFFLLSRFRQQQEVPEPDLFHPVVIADYLFAKDRIFAYINLSEAEIALYEKVMALLEVRLRKPELVVYLQSSTERLMKNIRMRNRSYERDMSESYIRTLNEAYNHFFFHYDETPLLIVNATAIDYV